One window of Dermatophagoides farinae isolate YC_2012a unplaced genomic scaffold, ASM2471394v1 contig1, whole genome shotgun sequence genomic DNA carries:
- the LOC142597901 gene encoding LOW QUALITY PROTEIN: DNA-directed RNA polymerase III subunit RPC2-like (The sequence of the model RefSeq protein was modified relative to this genomic sequence to represent the inferred CDS: inserted 2 bases in 1 codon; substituted 1 base at 1 genomic stop codon) has translation MFSSLENEISQLQEPIGNIAVSRYYNVAKTRKKNLXDKWQLLPAFLRAKGFIKQHIDSYAHFINVEVAEIVTCDVNRSIYSDIDPKFYLHFTNCVIGKPKIIEGNSVTHLTPMQCRQRDLTYSAPILLDMEYYCGGKIIRRLQEEIGRMPVMLKSPACWMWQKSDDEIIKLGECPRDPGGYFIINGSEKVILMQEQLSKNRIIIEQDHKKCYCATVSSVTNQNKSRTQVLWHKNKLYVRHNSFNQLIPFFIILKALSIESDQESFQLIGNTQKLFDLLQFSIQDIIEANIVTQADALLYIGNRMNLKSWQVESTTRLKENIISDAYELIDKILLSHIPVIDNNFRPKAIFLCLMTQRLLRVVYGDCSIDDKDYYGNKRLELAGQLLALQFEDKFKLWRDEYKKRIEETLKRYFNIVRDKPLDTITRGIKQALSTGNWNIKRFRMEKSGVSQVLTRYSYLGSLGMMTRLVAGVEKSMKLARPRWLQPSQWGMICPCDTPEGESIGLVLNLSLMTLVTTDENDTQLIGLAYSLGIESIETLSGEELHNKNAYTIFLNGLVLGIHSNPNHFICNWRKLRRTGKIGGFVSIYLNRQYKSIHISSDGGRLCRPLIIVENCRPRLTQKHLQMIKDQELNFFDLIQMGIVEWIDVNEHNDTVIALFTDKIDEHTTHLEIDPFTIMGIISGLIPFPHHNQSPRNTYQCAMSKQSMGVLSYNQFCRVDNVLYLLVYPQRQLCKTRTIELAGLDKLPAGHNASVAIMSFQGYDIEDALIFNQASIDRGFGRCIVQKRFMVELARNSDLKDVTLAPPENKASNNNSRPKFDYRHEILENDGVARVGALICQDQIYCNKAVSVGVVEDLSMNSVKKVTYQPQPVKYKSPNPAYIERIILTENVEETRLLKFIFRQVRSPELGDKFSSRHGQKGVVGYISPAEDLPFAEDGWTPDIIMNPHGFPSRMTVGKMLELLASKSAVCSGRLEYGTAFQKPNIDFIAXKHLQKHGYHYGGKDYLTLGTTGEALQTYIFNGPIFYQKLKHMVQDKIHARGIGPRQLLTRQPTEGRAKLGGLRLGEMERDCLVAYGASNMLIERLLLSSDAFNADICSECGLIGYNSYCSFCKSKSNVRNITIPYACKLLFQELMSMNIVPRLLIKQINSQ, from the exons atgttttcaagtttggaaaatgaaatttctcAATTACAAGAACCAATAGGTAATATAGCCGTAAGTCGATATTACAATGTtgcaaaaacaagaaaaaaaaatttataggACAAATGGCAGCTTTTACCCGCTTTCTTGCGAGCGAAAGGATTTATTAAACAGCACATCGATTCTTATGCACATTTTATCAACGTAGAAGTTGCTGAAATCGTGACATGCGACGTCAATCGTAGTATTTACTCAGACATTGATCCGAAATTCTATCTGCATTTCACCAACTGTGTAATTGGTAAgccaaaaataattgaagGAAATTCTGTAACCCATTTGACTCCTATGCAGTGCAGGCAAAGAGATTTAACCTACAGTGCTCCAATTTTACTCGATATGGAATACTATTGCGGTGGAAAGATTATTCGTAGACTACAAGAAGAAATTGGCCGTATGCCGGTTATGCTTAAGTCGCCAGCTTGTTGGATGTGGCAAAAATCAGACGACGAAATCATAAAATTAGGAGAGTGCCCCAGAGATCCTGGTggttattttatcattaatggAAGCGAAAAAGTAATATTAATGCAGGAACAACTCAgtaaaaatagaataatcATTGAACAAGACCACAAAAAATGTTACTGTGCAACCGTTAGCAGTGTGACCAACCAAAACAAGAGTAGAACTCAAGTATTGTGGCACAAGAACAAATTATATGTCCGACATAATTCCTTCAATCAACTTATCcctttttttatcattttaaaaGCGCTAAGTATCGAGTCTGATCAGGAGTCATTTCAACTTATCGGGAATACGCAAAAGCTGTTCGATCTTTTGCAGTTCTCTATTCAAGATATTATAGAGGCTAATATTGTAACTCAAGCTGATGCTTTGCTTTATATAGGGAACAGAATGAACCTCAAAAGCTGGCAAGTAGAAAGCACGACTCGTCTAAAGGAAAACATTATCAGCGACGCATATGAActgattgataaaattctACTGTCACACATACCGGTGATTGACAACAATTTTAGACCTAAagccatttttttatgtttaatGACTCAAAGATTGTTGAGAGTAGTTTATGGAGATTGTTCTATTGACGATAAAGATTACTATGGAAATAAAAGGTTAGAGTTAGCCGGGCAATTATTGGCGTTACAATTCGAagataaatttaaattgtggagagatgaatataaaaaacgCATTGAGGAAACCTTGAAAAGATATTTCA ACATTGTCAGAGATAAACCACTAGATACCATAACAAGAGGAATAAAACAAGCCTTATCAACCGGTAACTGGAATATCAAACGTTTCAGAATGGAGAAGAGCGGAGTTTCTCAGGTTTTAACTCGGTATTCATATTTAGGTTCACTCGGAATGATGACTAGACTTGTTGCTGGAGTTGAAAAAAGCATGAAACTTGCTAGACCCAGATGGCTACAGCCCAGTCAATGGGGGATGATTTGTCCTTGTGATACGCCAGAAGGAGAAAGCATCGGTTTAGTTTTGAACTTAAGTTTGATGACATTAGTCACCACCGATGAAAACGATACCCAATTAATAGGCCTCGCCTATTCTTTAGGTATTGAATCTATCGAAACTTTGTCAGGAGAAGAACTACATAATAAAAACGCCTACACCATATTCTTGAACGGACTTGTGTTAggaattcattcgaatccCAACCATTTTATTTGTAATTGGAGAAAGCTCAGACGCACTGGAAAAATCGGTGGTTTCGTTTCGATTTACTTAAACCGACAATATAAGTCAATTCACATCTCTTCTGATGGAGGTCGGCTTTGTAGACCTTTaatcattgttgaaaattgcaGACCTCGATTGACTCAAAAACACTTGCAGATGATTAAAGACCAAgaactgaatttttttgatcttaTTCAGATGGGAATTGTAGAATGGATTGATGTCAATGAACATAACGATACTGTCATCGCTTTATTTACTGACAAAATTGACGAGCACACCACTCATTTAGAAATCGATCCATTTACGATTATGGGAATCATCAGCGGTCTTATTCCTTTCCCtcatcacaatcaatcaCCAAGAAATACTTATCAATGCGCTATGAGCAAACAATCTATGGGAGTTTTGAGTTACAATCAGTTTTGCCGCGTCGACAACGTATTATACCTGTTAGTGTATCCGCAGAGACAATTGTGTAAAACTCGGACAATTGAGTTGGCAGGTTTAGACAAACTTCCCGCAGGTCACAATGCTTCTGTTGCTATTATGAGTTTTCAGGGTTACGATATTGAAGATGCCTTGATATTTAACCAAGCATCTATTGACAGAGGTTTTGGACGATGCATCGTGCAAAAAAGATTCATGGTAGAACTAGCTCGCAATAGCGATTTAAAAGACGTAACTTTGGCGCCTCCAGAAAACAAGgcatcaaacaacaattccAGACCCAAGTTTGATTACAGACACGAAATTTTGGAAAATGACGGAGTTGCTAGAGTAGGCGCTTTAATTTGTCAAGATCAAATTTACTGCAACAAGGCAGTTTCCGTTGGCGTTGTCGAAGATCTTAGTATGAACTCTGTTAAAAAAGTTACATATCAACCTCAGCCTGTCAAATACAAAAGTCCCAATCCTGCTTACATTGAGCGAATTATATTGACTGAAAACGTAGAAGAAACTCGCTTgctaaaatttatttttcgtcAGGTTCGAAGTCCGGAGCTAGGTGATAAGTTTAGTTCGCGACATGGGCAGAAAGGTGTTGTCGGATATATTTCTCCGGCAGAAGATTTACCTTTTGCAGAAGATGGTTGGACCCCTGATATTATCATGAACCCGCATGGTTTCCCATCAAGAATGACTGTAGGAAAAATGCTTGAATTGTTAGCAAGTAAAAGCGCCGTTTGTTCTGGCCGACTAGAGTACGGTACAGCGTTTCAAAAACCAAACATAGATTTTATAGC AAAACACTTACAAAAACATGGATATCACTACGGTGGTAAAGACTACTTAACGCTAGGTACAACCGGTGAAGCTTTACAAACTTATATATTCAACGGGCCCATATTCtatcaaaaattaaaacacaTGGTACAAGACAAAATTCACGCGCGAGGTATTGGACCTCGACAACTTTTGACCCGACAACCAACAGAAGGTCGAGCGAAACTTGGAGGACTACGTCTTGGAGAAATGGAAAGAGATTGTTTGGTAGCATATGGAGCGTCAAACATGCTCATTGAACGATTATTACTATCTTCAGATGCGTTCAATGCTGACATCTGCAGTGAATGTGGCCTTATTGGATACAACAGCTATTGCTCGTTTTGCAAATCAAAATCTAACGTTCGAAACATTACAATCCCTTACGCTTGCAAATTGCTGTTCCAAGAGTTAATGTCTATGAACATTGTTCCACGCttattaatcaaacaaattaattCACAATAA